The following coding sequences lie in one Acropora palmata chromosome 3, jaAcrPala1.3, whole genome shotgun sequence genomic window:
- the LOC141875711 gene encoding uncharacterized protein LOC141875711 — MRNPRSGTPSPRYLRCDDEQEISPSRRLHLITPHLPSLDEGSMNCKMLAKMTISPVFSLAETGKSEILDLGESRFVTRRGKVVKLAFDSRNDPSKEIPKLPTLDKRDILTERKLQVSSANSNRRSSRQAQLKKSFSQPAILSKTDNFPRLNTCDLYRRQNLEPDGRSAELRRHIQQENVDYDLVTSKAVILERYLNSQSTAA; from the coding sequence ATGAGGAACCCAAGATCGGGTACACCGTCTCCTCGATACTTGCGTTGTGACGACGAACAAGAAATTTCGCCTTCAAGAAGACTGCATTTGATAACTCCACATTTGCCTTCCCTGGACGAGGGATCAATGAATTGTAAAATGCTAGCAAAAATGACGATATCACCAGTTTTTTCGCTCGCTGAGACTGGCAAATCCGAAATCCTAGATCTTGGTGAATCTCGATTTGTGACTAGAAGAGGAAAAGTCGTGAAACTGGCCTTTGACAGCAGAAATGATCCGTCTAAAGAGATTCCTAAGCTTCCTACCTTGGACAAGAGAGATATACTGACTGAGAGGAAACTACAGGTTAGCAGTGCCAATTCAAACCGACGATCATCAAGACAAGCACAGTTGAAGAAATCGTTTTCTCAGCCAGCGATTTTGTCGAAAACTGACAATTTTCCTAGATTAAACACTTGTGATTTATATCGAAGACAAAACTTGGAGCCGGATGGTCGCTCAGCTGAACTTAGGAGGCATATTCAACAAGAGAATGTGGACTACGATCTAGTAACGTCAAAAGCAGTCATTTTAGAACGATACTTAAACAGTCAGAGTACTGCAGCGTAG